From the Salinimicrobium tongyeongense genome, one window contains:
- the thiL gene encoding thiamine-phosphate kinase: MFENSNENRTSLSEYGEFGLIDHLTRNFGITPENTIKGIGDDAAVLDFKDEKVVVTTDFLVEGVHFDLSYMPLKHLGYKAVMVNLSDLYAMNAKARQITVSIAVSNRFPVEALEELYSGIALAAKLYKVDVVGGDTTSSNSGMIISVTALGAAKEEEVVYRSGAKENDLLVVTGDLGAAYMGLQVLEREKQVFKVNPNSQPDLDPYTYLIERQLKPEARQDIPPLFKALDLQPTSMIDISDGLSSEIIHLCKNSGTGVNLFEEKIPLDPAVISVCEEFQLDSTTIALSGGEDYELLFTVDQKDYDKIKGNPNFTVIGHMTQQSEGMHLITRANQKIELIARGWNAMDKKD; encoded by the coding sequence ATGTTTGAAAACAGTAACGAAAACAGGACAAGCCTTTCAGAATACGGTGAATTTGGACTTATTGATCACCTAACCCGTAACTTCGGGATCACCCCCGAAAACACTATAAAGGGCATTGGGGATGATGCGGCAGTACTCGATTTTAAAGATGAGAAAGTAGTGGTTACTACCGATTTTCTCGTGGAAGGCGTGCATTTTGACCTGTCTTACATGCCGCTGAAGCATTTGGGTTACAAGGCGGTAATGGTCAATTTGTCCGATTTGTACGCGATGAATGCAAAAGCCCGTCAAATCACCGTTTCTATTGCGGTTTCCAATCGCTTTCCTGTAGAAGCTCTTGAAGAGCTTTATTCGGGTATTGCACTTGCTGCAAAACTGTATAAGGTAGACGTGGTTGGGGGGGATACAACTTCCTCAAACTCGGGCATGATCATTAGTGTTACCGCCCTGGGTGCCGCAAAGGAAGAAGAGGTGGTGTACAGGAGCGGCGCCAAAGAAAATGACCTCCTGGTAGTCACCGGAGATCTTGGTGCCGCATATATGGGGCTGCAGGTGCTCGAAAGGGAAAAGCAGGTGTTTAAAGTAAACCCAAATTCACAGCCAGACCTCGATCCTTACACGTATTTGATTGAAAGGCAGCTTAAGCCTGAAGCCCGCCAGGATATCCCGCCTTTGTTTAAAGCCCTCGACCTGCAACCGACTTCTATGATCGACATAAGTGACGGTCTTTCTTCTGAGATCATCCACTTGTGCAAAAACTCCGGAACAGGGGTGAATTTGTTTGAAGAGAAAATTCCGTTAGATCCGGCGGTGATTTCTGTGTGTGAAGAATTTCAGCTAGACAGTACCACCATTGCTTTAAGTGGGGGCGAAGATTATGAGCTGCTGTTCACCGTAGATCAAAAAGACTATGACAAGATTAAGGGGAACCCTAATTTTACGGTAATTGGGCACATGACCCAGCAAAGTGAAGGTATGCATTTAATTACCCGCGCCAATCAAAAGATCGAGTTGATTGCCCGCGGCTGGAATGCCATGGATAAAAAGGACTAA